From a region of the Phaseolus vulgaris cultivar G19833 chromosome 6, P. vulgaris v2.0, whole genome shotgun sequence genome:
- the LOC137832726 gene encoding uncharacterized protein: MENYSYQSYPESGDSSPRSREIDFDNPPAPWDEQQQQNYKVKFMCSYAGKIHPRSHDNQLSYVGGETKILAVDRSIKFSVLLAKLSALCELPPQESNGSSLTFKYQLPGEDLDALISVTNDDDLDHMMHEYDRLYRASARPARMRLFLFVADTLPTPLPASAPLQPVLKPNNVDFLFDLEKGAGVAVAPPPSQIPPAAVKFHDPVPEPVAPPPEYQSRLNMNLVDRVSASDPSAIRRQLQQLQIAESEQYRRKSEDNYPAGDYYVQKLPEKFPPANLPATAPGYWPEKHVSGESYPPAASGGGDAPVYMISAPGTYYHAPVVRPQATQGYYAVQRMASDGYREAAVYGGVTPQPNLAPGQPPVKAPAYTEGFGVVRPSGIVDNTGAPYAQVAYDSASGRQVYYTAQGGVVHAPPYQGVFPPVTSEMRQTAVTLGQDVKVMNKVTQGSL; this comes from the coding sequence aTGGAGAATTATTCATACCAATCATACCCTGAGTCTGGCGACTCCTCTCCACGCTCCAGAGAGATCGACTTTGACAACCCTCCTGCTCCATGGGacgaacaacaacaacaaaattacaAGGTAAAGTTCATGTGCAGCTACGCCGGGAAGATCCACCCACGCTCCCACGACAACCAACTCTCATACGTCGGCGGCGAGACCAAGATCCTTGCCGTCGACCGCTCCATAAAGTTTTCCGTCCTGCTGGCCAAGCTCTCCGCCCTCTGCGAGCTGCCGCCACAAGAAAGCAACGGCAGCAGCCTCACCTTCAAGTACCAGCTCCCGGGCGAAGACCTCGACGCTCTCATCTCCGTCACCAACGACGACGACCTCGACCACATGATGCACGAGTACGATCGCCTCTACCGCGCTTCCGCTAGACCCGCCCGCATGCGATTATTCCTCTTTGTCGCCGATACTCTTCCTACTCCGCTTCCTGCTTCCGCACCGCTCCAACCTGTGCTTAAACCAAATAATGTCGATTTCCTCTTCGATCTCGAGAAGGGCGCCGGTGTCGCCGTCGCGCCTCCGCCGTCTCAGATTCCGCCTGCGGCTGTCAAATTTCATGATCCGGTGCCGGAGCCCGTCGCTCCGCCGCCGGAGTACCAGTCGCGGCTGAATATGAACCTTGTCGATAGAGTTTCGGCTTCTGATCCGAGCGCGATTCGGCGCCAGCTGCAGCAATTGCAAATTGCGGAGAGCGAGCAATATCGGAGGAAGAGCGAGGATAATTACCCCGCGGGTGATTATTACGTTCAGAAGCTGCCTGAGAAGTTTCCTCCGGCGAATTTGCCCGCCACCGCCCCGGGTTACTGGCCGGAAAAACATGTTTCCGGCGAATCCTATCCGCCGGCTGCCTCCGGTGGAGGAGATGCGCCGGTTTACATGATTTCGGCGCCGGGGACGTACTATCACGCGCCTGTGGTGCGGCCTCAAGCCACCCAGGGGTACTACGCGGTGCAGCGAATGGCTTCAGATGGCTACCGTGAAGCGGCGGTGTACGGCGGCGTGACGCCGCAGCCTAACTTGGCGCCAGGGCAGCCACCGGTTAAGGCTCCCGCGTATACGGAAGGATTCGGTGTGGTGCGGCCAAGTGGGATAGTGGATAATACGGGTGCTCCGTACGCACAGGTAGCGTACGATAGTGCAAGTGGGAGACAAGTTTATTATACTGCACAGGGTGGCGTAGTGCACGCTCCTCCGTACCAAGGCGTTTTTCCACCGGTCACTTCTGAGATGAGACAAACTGCGGTGACGTTGGGTCAAGATGTTAAAGTGATGAACAAAGTTACTCAAGGTTCTCTCTGA
- the LOC137832727 gene encoding transcription factor GTE7-like has translation MASAVLANRNEPNWPQHRVGGAGFMGKAPFANPNPNSNPKLANSKRNQSASDDASSINRRSNEVVTHSQYVSFNIGSLSKKELGDIKNRLVSELEQVQKFRTRIESGELQPGQSFNGGHPKKSSSKKVSGNKRPLPLNSAKDFKRSLPEVGNLMKGCSQVLQKLMKHKHGWIFNVPVDAVGMGLHDYYDIIKQPMDLGTVKSNLSKNKYSAPSDFASDVRLTFKNALTYNPKGHDVYTMAEQLLTRFEELYRPMHEKFEDLVGHDRDFEEELQASSWSHVEPERVKKKENLIPHAKFQQEPPQPPASSSNPPLLQFPVRTPSPMRAPPVKPLKQPKPKAKDPNKREMSLEEKHKLGLGLQSLPAEKMEQVVQIIRRRNGHLKQDGDEIELDIEAVDTETLWELDRLVTNYKKMVSKIKRQALMGNNNVAPHKANMELPAGEKADGMPTELKKPKKVEAGDEDVDIGDEMPMSMFPPVEIEKDKDVAGGHATSSSSSSSGSSSDSSSSSDSDSGSSSGSDSEADNGHS, from the exons ATGGCTTCCGCCGTCTTAGCTAACCGGAACGAACCTAATTGGCCGCAGCATAGAGTCGGTGGAGCTGGATTCATGGGAAAAGCACCCTTCgctaaccctaaccctaattcTAATCCTAAATTAGCAAATAGCAAAAGGAACCAATCGGCTTCGGACGATGCTTCCTCTATCAACAGGCGATCCAACGAAGTAGTAACTCACTCCCAATACGTGTCCTTCAACATCGGATCCTTATCGAAGAAGGAACTCGGCGACATCAAGAATAGGCTTGTGTCGGAGCTCGAACAGGTTCAGAAATTCAGAACTCGAATCGAGTCAGGGGAGTTGCAACCTGGGCAGAGTTTCAATGGCGGCCACCCGAAGAAATCATCGAGCAAAAAGGTTTCCGGTAACAAACGACCCCTGCCGTTGAATTCCGCGAAGGATTTTAAACGGTCGCTTCCGGAAGTTGGGAACTTGATGAAGGGCTGCTCGCAGGTTTTGCAGAAGCTGATGAAACACAAACATGGGTGGATCTTCAATGTACCAGTTGACGCTGTCGGAATGGGTCTCCATGATTACTACGATATAATTAAACAGCCTATGGATCTCGGAACGGTGAAGTCCAATCTCTCCAAAAACAAGTACTCGGCCCCTTCGGATTTCGCCTCTGATGTGAGGTTAACTTTCAAGAATGCACTGACTTATAACCCTAAGGGTCACGATGTGTACACCATGGCGGAGCAGCTTTTGACGAGGTTTGAGGAGCTTTATCGCCCGATGCATGAGAAATTCGAAGATTTGGTTGGACATGATCGTGATTTCGAGGAGGAATTGCAGGCCAGTTCGTGGAGCCACGTTGAGCCAGAGAGagtgaagaagaaggagaatCTGATCCCTCATGCGAAATTTCAACAAGAGCCTCCTCAGCCTCCTGCAAGTTCTTCTAACCCTCCTTTGCTGCAGTTCCCCGTGCGCACACCTTCTCCCATGCGAGCCCCACCCGTTAAGCCTTTGAAGCAACCTAAGCCGAAGGCTAAGGATCCCAACAAGAGGGAGATGAGTCTTGAAGAGAAACACAAGCTTGGGTTAGGACTGCAGAGTTTGCCAGCAGAGAAAATggaacaggtggtgcagatcataaGGAGGAGGAACGGGCATTTGAAGCAGGATGGGGATGAGATCGAGCTTGATATTGAGGCTGTTGACACAGAGACCCTTTGGGAACTTGATCGGTTGGTGACTAATTATAAGAAGATGGTTAGCAAGATTAAGAGGCAGGCATTGATGGGCAACAACAATGTGGCTCCACACAAAGCCAATATG GAATTGCCTGCCGGTGAGAAGGCTGATGGGATGCCAACTGAGTTGAAGAAGCCAAAGAAAGTGGAAGCAGGAGATGAGGATGTTGACATTGGGGATGAGATGCCAATGAGTATGTTCCCGCCTGTGGAGATTGAGAAAGATAAAGATGTTGCTGGTGGCCATGCAACCAGTAGTTCTAGTAGCTCTAGCGGTTCAAGCAGTGATTCCTCATCGTCAAGTG ATTCGGATTCCGGGAGTTCCTCAGGAAGTGACTCTGAAGCAGACAATGGGCATTCGTAG
- the LOC137832730 gene encoding transcription factor GTE7-like, protein MASAVLANRNEPNWPQHRGGGAGFMGKVPFSNPNPNSNPKLANSKRTQSASDDASSINRRSNDAGVSHSQYVCFSISSCTKKELNDIKNRLVSELEQVRKCRNRIESGKLQPGQSSNGHMKKPSSKKVSGNKRPLPLNSVKEMKRSHSEVGNTMKSCSQILQKLMKHKHGWIFNVPVDVVGMGLHDYYDIIKQPMDLGTVKSNLSKSVYSTPSDFAADVRLTFKNALTYNPKGHDVYTMAEQLLMRFEELYRPMRDKSDGWIRQDQDYDEELQASSWSHVEPPERVKKKENPIPPAKLQQEPPQPPASSSNPPLLQSPVRTPSPMRAPPVKPLKQPKPKAKDPNKREMSLEEKHKLGLGLQSLPAEKMEQVVQIIRRRNGHLKQDGDEIELDIEAVDTETLWELDRLVTNYKKMVSKIKRQALMGNMNNNNEQSSRGNGELAASEKIDGSAVEMKKSKEVEAGEEDIDIGDEMPMSMFPPVEIEKDKDVGGGRASSSSSSSGSSSSDSSSSSDSDSGSSSGSDSEADNGHL, encoded by the exons ATGGCTTCCGCCGTCCTTGCTAACCGGAACGAACCTAATTGGCCACAGCATAGAGGCGGTGGGGCTGGATTCATGGGAAAAGTACCTTTCtctaaccctaaccctaattcTAATCCTAAATTAGCAAATAGCAAAAGGACCCAATCGGCGTCCGACGATGCTTCTTCTATCAACCGGCGATCGAACGACGCGGGCGTAAGTCACTCTCAATACGTGTGCTTCAGCATCTCTTCGTGCACAAAGAAGGAGCTCAACGACATAAAAAATCGCCTCGTATCGGAGCTTGAACAGGTTCGCAAGTGCAGGAATCGAATCGAATCTGGCAAGTTACAGCCTGGGCAGAGCTCCAACGGCCACATGAAGAAACCGTCAAGCAAGAAGGTTTCCGGCAACAAGCGACCCTTACCGTTGAATTCCGTGAAGGAAATGAAACGGTCACATTCGGAAGTTGGGAACACGATGAAGAGTTGTTCGCAGATTTTGCAGAAGCTGATGAAACACAAACATGGGTGGATCTTCAATGTTCCTGTCGATGTTGTCGGAATGGGTCTCCACGATTACTATGATATAATTAAGCAACCTATGGATCTGGGTACTGTGAAGTCGAATCTCTCTAAGAGCGTGTACTCCACGCCTTCGGATTTCGCTGCTGATGTGAGGTTAACTTTCAAGAATGCTCTGACTTATAACCCTAAGGGTCATGACGTATACACCATGGCGGAGCAGCTTCTGATGAGGTTTGAGGAGCTGTATCGGCCGATGCGTGACAAATCTGATGGTTGGATCAGACAAGATCAAGATTACGATGAGGAATTGCAGGCCAGTTCTTGGAGCCACGTTGAGCCGCCGGAGAGggtgaagaagaaggagaatCCGATCCCTCCTGCGAAATTGCAACAAGAGCCTCCGCAGCCCCCTGCAAGTTCATCAAACCCACCATTGCTGCAGTCTCCGGTGCGCACGCCATCTCCAATGCGAGCCCCTCCTGTGAAGCCTTTGAAACAACCGAAGCCGAAGGCTAAGGACCCCAACAAGAGGGAGATGAGTCTTGAAGAGAAACACAAGCTTGGATTAGGACTGCAGAGTTTGCCAGCAGAGAAAATggaacaggtggtgcagatcataaGGAGGAGGAACGGGCATTTGAAGCAGGATGGGGATGAGATCGAGCTTGATATTGAGGCTGTTGACACAGAGACCCTTTGGGAACTTGATCGGTTGGTGACTAATTATAAGAAGATGGTTAGCAAGATTAAGAGGCAGGCATTGATGGGCAATATGAACAACAACAATGAGCAGTCTAGCAGAGGGAATGGG GAATTGGCTGCTAGCGAGAAGATTGATGGGAGTGCAGTTGAGATGAAGAAGTCAAAGGAAGTAGAAGCAGGGGAAGAGGATATTGACATTGGAGACGAGATGCCAATGAGTATGTTCCCCCCTGTGGAGATTGAGAAAGATAAAGATGTTGGTGGAGGGCGTGCCAGTAGTAGTTCTAGTAGCTCAGGCAGTTCAAGCAGTGACTCCTCATCGTCGAGTG ATTCGGATTCAGGTAGTTCCTCGGGGAGCGATTCTGAAGCAGACAATGGGCATTTGTAG